Genomic window (Oryza sativa Japonica Group chromosome 3, ASM3414082v1):
TCAAATCCTGTTCCTGTTTGGCAGCCTGTAACTAAGGtagagtttagttccaaacttttttttcaaacttcccaactttttcatcacatcgaaactttcctacacacacaaacttctaatttttcaatcacatcgttccaatttcaaccaaacttccaattttaacgcgaactaaacacaccctaagttgtAACGTGGCTGCTAGACTCCCAAGACAACGGCTGGCTGCAATTCCATAGTGTTTACTAGGTGAAACCCTGCATACTCCTGTGAGAGTTTAATACGATAATAATAAGTAAAATTAATGTATAAGATGGCTTAAACAATATGAGCTTACATAAACATaagttgatgtgatttaaatttaattactatatagaatgatgattcaaatgtaaaagtaagatgATGTGGCTTATGAGAAAACAAAAGAAGGAAGATAATTTAGATCATACATCTAACGGCTAAAAAAATTGAGATtatatggcttaatgagagaagaaaagaagaggtaTAATTTGAACCAAAGATTAATAATCATATAaggattaaaaattaaaaacaattgatgagATATGACTTAATGAGAGAAAAATATAAGTAACATGAACTAAGTGGGGATGAACTTGATAGGTATAGGAGATAATATAGAAAAAACGATGAAgagatatattaaaatattatatgaattatGTGGAATGATTTGACATGCTTACATTTTAagtctctaaaatttaataaattattaaattataaatattacagcAATACATGTACGATACTTAAATGTAATagtaattgttagtggatgataataTGGTACCTTTGCATATAAGAGAGGATTATCTTGGTTAGAATTTGTACATAATAAAAAATGGCTGTACATACCATCCAACGGTGCGTACAACCTTCGTTCTATATAACTATTTTGGGATAAAGGTGCAATTCAAGTATATAACAGTACTAGTTCAGTTTTTAAATATGCGATGATTTTTGACACGATGTTTTAATATTCATCATGTTCAACAATTTAATGTAATATTAAAAACTATAATTCatacttaaaatatatttaatggtaaTAAAGATCATAACTGAATGgatgatatttatataaaaaattaatagtAAAACGAATGATTGAATATCATGTATAACAGTtgacaatattgccatataCTGTATTTAAAAACTGGAGGTGGTGGCACAAGATTTATACTACTCCAGTATTAGTACGGTAATGAAGGGCACTTTAATGATAGGGTCAGCATAGCAGTTGATACCAATTAAGATATCAATCACACGTACTCCTAAGTAAAGAGAGTTTATCACGCTTAATAGATCAAAACAAACGTGCCAGATGTGAAAACAGCAAACGATGTGATGAATCTGAACACCAATAATTAACATATACTCCcaccgtttcaaaatatttgacaccgttgactttttagcacatgtttgactgttcgtcttattcaaaagaatttatgaaatatgtaaaactatatgtgtacatgaaagtatatttaacaatgaatcaaatgatgtgaaaagaataaataattacttaaattttttaaataagacgaatggtcaaacacgtactaaaaaatcaacggtgtcaaacattttgaaacggagggagtataagagaTCACGAACGTGATGGTACTGCAGATTGTGACCCGGTAACAacaatatatatgaaaattcaGGATGCTATAACTGTCATAAATATAGATTATATATGTCTTTGCTCGGTGAAATAATATTTGGTTCATCAACGATGAACAAAATGACTATATTTCAAATGACtattatatactacctccatcctaaaatatttgatgccgttgacttttttaaaaatgtttgaccgttcgtcttattcaaaaaatttaagtaattgttaattctttttctatcatttgatttattgttaaatatacttttatgtatacatatagttttacacatatcacaaaagtttttaataaaacgaacgatcaaacatatttaaaaaagtcaacggtgtcaaacatttagggaaggagggagtactctctCGCCATCCTAAAATATGTAACGATGGTGACCAACgtcttaaaaaaatgaaatacttTATCCGTATACTATTAACTTCTATTGTaatatttatctattttttactcaaaaattttatataaatgttattTATTTTCATTAAAGAAACTCTAATTTAACTTGCAACTTTATATATTTCTACTAAATttctagttttaaattttaacttataattttatatatttatactaaattttgAACATTTTTAACAAGATAAAAGTTGAAGAGCGTcgcatataaaaaaaaaacccggaGTTATtagtatatttaatatttcaataCGAGATCCCATCGCAGTCGGTGAAATTAATTTGCTGGCGTGGAGCAAGGGCTGCTGCTGACATGCATGGCATGGCTCGCAAAGAGCTAAAATCCACGTAATGCATGTTTGACCTTGGCGCACGTGGGCTATATGCATACATGTACATGTAATAGATCAGTCTATTCGCAATTCACGGGAATAGAAAGGAAAGGAGATAagaagaaatggaaaaaaagaagaagaagaaggagaaggaggagtgttttatttttattttttttatgtgtaaCATATGGATCCCACTAACACGTACGTGTGACTGAGGAGTACCACATCAGCGCGCGGAGTAGGTTGGAGTCCATTTAGACTAGCTATGGTACCTAAGACAAGTTTAAGAGCTTGAAAATGTGTATAAGAGTTTCGGAATCTAGATGATATAGCTGAACAAGTTTAGGAATCATCCATACACTTCACTGTttaatactccatctgtttcaccatgtaagtcattctagcatttcccatattcatattgattttaataaatctagatagatatatatgtctagattcattagcattaatatgaatgtgagaattGCTAGAattacttacattgtgaaacggaggaagtatatatattaGATGGTTATGATGAGTGATAAAAGTTATCCAATGGTTCTCTTTTTATAATTAATGTGAACTTAAGGTATATTGAAGATTAGTTCTAACTATATCAGATGTCTAATCGGATAAATACGATTAAAAACTAAAGAAAGGCATATTCATTGTTTGTAAATTATTCTTTTATAATTCTATAACTTATCTTTAAAATAAAACATGTCTATATAATTAATTCAAAATTTGGGCTTTTTCTAGACCATAGGCTGACTTTTAGACTCATAATTTAGCCTTGGGTTCATGTCTACCTGGCCACAAACACACCTAAAATATTTGATTAACGTATAGGAAGAAAATATTTGGTTAACGTATAGGAAGAAATACTATACGTTATCATAATATCTTTTTTCTCTCACAACGTTAATTTTGAAAGTTCATGCATTGGAAAGCACCGATAATATGATGGTGACATCATGGATGCTTAACTCAATGTGCTAGTGTTCATATAATCTTGATGCCTACGAATGTTTCCCATATGTATAGGTACCCTTTTAATTAATAATATTCTAGTGAGATCGGATGTACCGCTAGTCTCCGCCTATGTGAACATATATTAGAGATTGTATTTTATGGGTGGGTCCTTGTATAGTGGCGTGGACgtgcatatgaaaaaaaagaaagctccTGCGCCTATCTTttgtgaaaaatattttctatgtGCCTTTATTCACAACGTACTCAGGCGGTGTGTTGTACGATGATGATTTGACAGGATCTTTTTTTTACTCTAGAAGTATAAAATGAAAACAACATGGACTGAGAAAAGGAATCAAATACActcatttgtaaaaaaaactagaagGTAGCTCGAATACGTACCATTGTTTTTGCCTTTTTGGGCTCACATTTCCTCTTTAGAGAGTCCATAGAGAATTTCTATTATCTTTTATAGAGTACATACATCAACCTGAAGGTACCACTTTATGTTGATCATGCACATAAAGTTAGTCGGAAATCTTAAATCTTAATCCTATTTCCTAATGTTCCAAAGCTTCTCTAACATATTGTATGTTCATTGAGTGTTGAATCCTACCAAATGAATTACTAcgtagaaaataatagaaaactcTAGATCAAACGCCAAGAAAACCAACAAGAGGTGGAAAACCAAGAGGTGGATCCCTATCTACACTGAATCaaccaaccttttttttttgttggtagGTGCCGATACGACCGATGTCATATGGCCTGCAAGAGATATCTATGCTCACGTAGTATAATTAGTTCAGTAGCGAAGAAGGTGTAGCCATAACGTCGATTTTGTTGTCGCTTTGTTGATGTCCACTAGATAGAGTGACGCTCCTATACTAATCACTAAAGTCAAATATGCAATGGGAAACAACATATTTGTGGTCATATGTATTTATATCTGTAACTCCTTTTAATTTATACACGCATTGATCATTATGTTTGCCACCACAACCATTACACATGTTCTTTGACATTATTATtttacatggaaaaaaaaataaatctagccTTTTGCCCTTACAATCATGCATCCATACCAAAATACTTTTACAATCTCTACTAGGGGTGCATTCGGCTGGCCTTGCTGCCGCAACGGCTACGGCTGTGACATTGTAAACGGTTGTAGCACCCAGCCGGTTTGAACTACCACAATCCTCACCAAAATACTTTTGTAAACTACTAGGGCTGTGTTCAGTTGGCCTTGCAGCCGCTACGGCTGCGGCAGATAGCGCATGCTATTAGGGCCTAGTTTTATAATCTAGATCAATACTTTGAATCTATTCTTATTTTCAAATGTAAACAATAAACAACCTCAGGTTAGAAAGCTGAGGTCTAAAAAGAAATTTAGTACCAAGTACTAGTATATTTTTAAAGCTGTTATAAAATCACACATTATTACTAACATAATAAAATGGTAATGAACTAAAATAGCAAGGAGTAACCCTATatgacaacaacaacaacccaaaaaaaaaaaccatctatAGGCATATAATTGTGAGGAGAACCACAGATTGTCCTGATTTTCACATAAAAAACCTACTTTTTCCCAGCCCAAAATCTCCCCTTTGCCTGGTACACTACCTACCCTTTCTTTTGTTGTCCAATTCATTTCCATTTCTTGCCGTTTTCTTCCACATTCTTCTCTGCTGCTGGTGTCTCTTGTGGGCCGCGTGGAAAGccactctctcctcctctttgaCCTCGCTATCTATCCATCTACTGCAGTTTGCTCACTGGAAATGTTTTTCGCGTATAAATAGCTGGGAGGAGAGGCAAGGGGACCGGAAAGAGTgcgagaaagaaagaaaggcgaGTTCTTTTTGgcaagggagggagggggggcaCTCGTTGAGGGTGGGTTTCAGAGGTGTGGGAGGTCGCCTCCATGGCGGAGGACAAGGGAGGCCTCGATGCCGTCCTCAAGGAGTCGGTCGACTTGGTAACGCCCTCATCTTTGGATGGGATGGTTGTTCACTTGTTCTTGGGGTGTTCTTGGGTTTAGCACCgggggtttcttgggttttggaGGATGATTTTTGGCGTGGTTGTGGTTTcttgggatggatggatggtttTTTCAGGGTGGCGAGATTGGTTTCGGTTCTTGCTGTTCTTTGGTTTCAAGGATTTCAGTTTCAGGGTGGCCTCGGTTTGTGGTAGAGATGATTGGTCTCTTTCACGCGCTTCTGTTGTTCGGAGGGATCTTGGTTTCTGCATGTTCTTGGATTTGATGGATACCCGTTTGTTTGTTCTTGCATGTGTGTTAGTAGTTCGTGGAGTCGAGTCAGAGTTCAGAAAAATGcagattttttttgtgtgtgcgcgtgtgttcgaagttcttgtttggttggtgggcTGTGCAGCAAAATCGGCATGAACTAGTTGTTTCTTGTGAATTCCAGAATGTCAGGTGATATTCTTGGAATAaaggttcatttttttatattcgGTTACTGTTCTTGTCACTCTCTGATCTCTGATTATTATATTCGACGGTAGGATATCGTCTTTCCCCCACATGCAGATGTTGACTGCTTGCTTTAGTTTTCtcgtgtgtgtgttttttttactcGGTTCATATCGTTTTATGGTTATTTGCATTTGAAGATTGATTCTTGTTTATTGGAATCTGTTACAGTTCTTGGTTCCGTGGAAATTGGAATCATAGGTCTCATACTTGAATGTTGaaaacatattttattattgGTAGTCAaatctttattttgtttttcttgggTTACCATCATGACAATTGCGTGCAGGTTCTGGTAACTTTCTTTGTGCcgatttttttaagaataaaaaaaaactaaaatttcaATTATTTACAGGAGAACATCCCGATCGAAGAAGTATTCCAGAATTTGAAATGCTGCCGACAGGGGCTCACTTCCGAAGAGGCGCAGCTGCGCCTGCAACTTTTTGGTCCGAACAAGCTCGAGGAGAAGGAGGTTGAGTTCCTTCATCTCATCTTGCCATTGCTATCAAAGATTTACCTTTTTCTTGTTGGAAAGTAATACTATAATTCAGTTCATTTGCGTTACGTTTCCGCTTATGCTGGGTCATTGATGGTTGCAGGAGAGCAAATTCCTCAAGTTCTTGGGGTTCATGTGGAATCCGCTGTCATGGGTCATGGAGGCTGCAGCTATCATGGCCATTGCATTAGCCAATGGTGGGGTAAGTACTTAGGAGTCTTAGACATAATGACAAAATCTGTTACTCCTATTTAGTACTTGGCTTCTGTCCTTTTCTCTGTTGATGAATGCAGGGCAACTGTGTAAGTGGTCCCGTTCCTTTTAACAATATATGTGGTGTTATCATCAGGGGAAGCCACCAGATTGGCAGGACTTTGTTGGTATCATCACACTGCTACTTATCAACTCAACTATCAGTTTCATTGAGGAAAACAATGCTGgcaatgctgctgctgcgctcATGGCGCGTCTTGCGCCAAAAGCCAAGGTCTTTCTTCAATCTCCACTTTTATTATGAGATATCCACTCTATTGTCCATATTGAGGTGGAGCACTTTTGAATATTGAAACTCATGTTGTGTTGGTTGTTAGGTGCTCCGAAATGGTAGTTGGACTGAGGAAGAGGCAGCCATCCTTGTGCCTGGGGACATCATCAGTATTAAGCTGGGAGATATCATTCCCGCAGATGCTCGCCTCCTGGAAGGAGATCCTTTGAAGATTGATCAGGTTCTTTCTGCAATTCACATTTTAAAGTCATTTTCAGTCTTTAAGTAATTGAGGTTTACTCATGTCATGATGTGATCTATTGTTAATAGTCTGCGCTGACTGGAGAGTCATTGCCAGCCACCAAAGGTCCTGGTGACGGTGTTTACTCTGGTTCAACGGTTAAGCAGGGTGAGATTGAGGCTGTTGTGATTGCAACTGGTGTGCACACTTTCTTTGGAAAGGCTGCACATCTTGTTGATTCCACCAATCAAGTTGGCCATTTCCAAAAGGCAAGATTGAGAAGCCTCACTTCTGTTCATGTCTCATGTTGTTAGCCATCTGAATAATCAATTTATCACTCATTCTTGCATTCATTTTTATCCACTTTGTGCAGGTTTTAACAGCTATCGGGAATTTTTGCATTTGCTCAATTGCTGTGGGGATGTTTGTTGAGATCATTGTCATGTACCCTATCCAGCACAGGCCATACCGCCCTGGGATTGACAACCTATTGGTGCTTCTCATTGGAGGCATTCCTATAGCAATGCCCACAGTCTTATCTGTAACCATGGCAATAGGGTCTCATCGCTTGTCTCAGCAGGTTTGTATCTTTTTAGGCACACTGTTAAACATAGTGTAGCCATACCAGAACTTCTGTACTATAATACTTGATTCTGAATTTTATTTCTGCAGGGAGCTATAACAAAGAGAATGACTGCAATTGAAGAGATGGCTGGCATGGATGTTCTTTGCAGTGATAAAACAGGAACTCTGACTTTAAATAAGCTCACAGTGGACAAGAATCTCATTGAGGTAAACTCAATTATTTTTTCCcttaatttaaatttaattaaagcACTTATTTACATCTTTTTATCCAGATTTTTGAAAGAGGAGTCACTCAGGACCAAGTAATTCTGATGGCTGCTAGAGCATCCCGAACAGAAAATCAAGATGCTATTGATACTGCAATAGTCGGGATGCTCGCTGATCCAAAAGAGGTACATCGATTTGTCAGATAGGGGAGGAACGACTATCTTGTTTATTTGAGGAATTAAACACCAGGAAATATTTCCTGCAGGCACGTGCTGGTATTCAAGAGGTTCACTTCCTGCCATTCAATCCGACTGACAAGAGAACTGCATTGACATACATTGATAGTGATGGAAAGATGTACCGTGTTAGTAAAGGCGCACCAGAGCAGGTACAACAAAAATCATCTGCAGATATGTTAAAAAAGCTTTGCTGGAAATTTCCATTTATATGATGGAGTTATTGATTGATTTCATAAATTGACATGCAGATTCTCAACCTGGCACACAACAAGACACAGATAGAACGACGAGTCCATGCTGTAATTGATAAGTTTGCAGAACGTGGACTTCGATCACTTGCTGTAGCATATCAGGTTAGCACTTCTTCGGATACTCTTTGCACAATTTGAATGTTTTAACATTTTGAGTTAATTAAGATTAGGAACTATCCAGAGTCATTATATATGTTGAAAAATCATTGTTCCCTGGGCCAGTTTAATTTTCATTATGGTCTCCTTTCCCTGTCATGTAGGAAGTTCCAGATGGAAGGAAAGAGAGTCCTGGTGGGCCATGGCGCTTTGTTGCTCTCCTTCCACTCTTTGATCCTCCAAGGCATGATAGTGCAGAAACAATTCGAAGGGCACTTAACCTTGGTGTAAATGTTAAGATGATCACAGGTACTCTtctgattgaaaaaaaaaatctagatggtttatttgttatatatattttttattattctttTCTGGTCGTTGTGGTGGTGAGAGGGTACTCCATGTCCAGTTATTATATGGTGCATCAGTTACTAGAATCCTaatctactccatccgtcccaaaatataagagattttgggtggatATGACACTTCCTaggacaatgaatctggacagagagtcacattcacccaaaatcccttatattttgggacggagggagtacaataggAAGAACAACTAGCATAAATTTGCAGTACTGCAATCTGTTCAATAAGAAATGCATGATTATGATGTATCATAAAGAAGAAACTCAATTttcatcattaaaaaaaaataaaccatccATTGCTCTTCTGTCATTGTTTGGAGCCATGGGGACCATCACCAGTTCAAAGCTGCAGATAGTGGTCTTTGTAGCGGTTCCAGTCTTCACCATTGCTTATATGTATCCATTTACAGGTCTAACTTAATGTTTATAGAGACTCTTTCTTGTTTATATAacttatttaaattatttttgtgaggataatttatatttaattctgattcaacatttttttaaaattaacacTGTAAACATGCCTAAAAAATTGTGGTAAGTTGAGAGTTGGTCTACCAAGTGTCATTACTGGATCATGTCATGGAAATTTATTGCAATTTTGTTAATCTTTCTGAATTATGggaattaaaattatttctttatcTTCAGGTGACCAACTAGCGATTGGGAAAGAAACAGGGCGTCGTCTAGGAATGGGTACAAACATGTACCCTTCATCTGCTTTGTTGGGACAGAACAAGGATGAGTCTGTTGCTGCTTTACCAGTTGACGATCTAATCGAGAAAGCTGATGGTTTTGCTGGTGTATTCCCAGGTTTGTATGCAATCAATTGCAGAATAAAAACCAAATGGTTGAAAGTCACAAAGAAAAATATAACTGTGAAGTTCTCTCTTTTCTCAGAGCACAAGTATGAGATTGTAAAACGTCTGCAAGCACGGAAGCACATCTGTGGAATGACTGGTGATGGTGTAAACGATGCTCCAGCCCTAAAGAAAGCTGATATTGGTATAGCAGTTGCTGATGCGACTGATGCAGCAAGGAGTGCATCTGATATTGTACTCACAGAACCTGGCTTGAGTGTGATCATTAGTGCTGTTCTTACCAGTCGGGCGATTTTCCAGCGAATGAAGAACTACACTGTAAGTCAGATGGAAACAAACATAGTGTCTTTTAATATTCTGCCTTTTTCCTTGGGTTATTTTGCTAATTCATTTCCATGTTTGCAGATATATGCTGTCTCGATTACAATACGTATTGTGGTATGTTTTCTTTACTGGAGAACTAGAAATTATGGATTTCCTCTCATTTGGTAAATAAATAGTTGATTGTTCTCGTAGGTATTTTAGTTTAACTACAGGTCAATCAGAACTAACCATTCAGATAAATTTAACAGAACTAAGCACTAAATGATTCCAGTGTATAACCTTTTGTACACATTAACTTTGATGATCCCCAATATGATGTTTTCATCTTACTATGCCAAACAATGTGTATCAACTTTATGTTTTAGCTAGCACTTAATGTATATTGACTGCTCTTTTGACAGTTTGGGTTTATGCTGCTTGCCCTTATATGGGAGTTTGATTTCCCGCCATTTATGGTTCTGATCATTGCAATTCTGAATGATGGTATGTCACATTCTTGTTCCCTCCATCCCTGCTATCTCTCCTAAAACTTCAGTAGTAAGTAGAAACTATTTTCATGATGTTCACTTCAACCATTTTCTGGCACAAACAGGTACCATAATGACTATATCTAAGGATCTAGTAAAGCCTTCTCCACTACCTGACAGCTGGAAGTTGGCTGAAATTTTCACAACTGGAGTTGTGCTGGGTGGATACTTGGCAATGATGACTGTTATATTCTTCTGGGCTGCATACAAGACCAACTTTTTCCCTGTAAGAAGTGCCAAAAAATGATAACAAATGGTTCTAATTGAACTGTTGGCCTACCACATTTTGTGATTGATTCTTGTATTCGCTTTGAAACTTAATGTTGCATTGATTTTCAGAGGATCTTTCACGTCGAAAGCCTTGAGAAGACAGCTCAAGATGACTACCAAAAGCTTGCATCTGCTGTATATCTTCAAGTTAGCACCATCAGCCAAGCTCTTATCTTTGTCACAAGGTCTCGCAGCTGGTCATTTATCGAACGCCCTGGCTTTCTACTTGTCTTTGCTTTCTTCGTTGCACAGCTGGTATGCTCTCTCCCTATTACCGCAAACTGATAAATTCTCTTCTGGGTAGAATTGTGTTAATCTAACTTTCTTCCCCTTCAAATGCAGATAGCTACATTGATAGCTGTTTATGCTAACTGGGCATTCACTTCAATCAAAGGCATTGGATGGGGCTGGGCCGGTATCGTGTGGCTCTACAATCTCGTTTTCTACTTCCCGCTCGATATCATCAAGTTCCTCATCCGATATGCTCTGAGTGGGAAAGCATGGGATCTTGTCATTGAGCAGAGAGTAATGCTAATGCACCCTGCATAGTTGTCTTGGCTCCTTACCTATTTCGACTGAATTTCCATGCATTTGTGACTAATGGCCCATCGATTTCGACAGATTGCGTTTACAAGGAAGAAGGATTTTGGCAAGGAAGAGAGGGAACTCAAGTGGGCACATGCACATAGGACACTCCATGGCCTGCAGCCACCGGATGCGAAGCCCTTCCCAGAGAAGACCGGCTACAGTGAGCTGAATCAGATGGCGGAAGAGGCGAAACGGAGGGCCGAGATTGCAAGGTAGGACCTAAATCTGCAGTAGACACTTGTATAATTCTTTTCCATGATCTGTCACCTTAAGAATCATATAGAAGCACCATGTCCTTTATATTGCATCAATTCTCAGTTGCTTTTGCCATGTTCCTTCCAAGATCAAGAAGCATCTCCCTTTCTAGCTGCACAATGCCAATTTGCATCCCCCTGGAACACGTGGCGTGAAAACGATGTAAAGCTAACTAACTATGTGCTTGTTCTTGCTGTTGATGCTACACTTGCAGGCTCAGGGAGCTTCATACGCTGAAGGGGCATGTGGAGTCAGTTGTGAAGCTGAAGGGCCTG
Coding sequences:
- the LOC4333770 gene encoding plasma membrane ATPase 1 isoform X2; the encoded protein is MAEDKGGLDAVLKESVDLENIPIEEVFQNLKCCRQGLTSEEAQLRLQLFGPNKLEEKEESKFLKFLGFMWNPLSWVMEAAAIMAIALANGGGKPPDWQDFVGIITLLLINSTISFIEENNAGNAAAALMARLAPKAKVLRNGSWTEEEAAILVPGDIISIKLGDIIPADARLLEGDPLKIDQSALTGESLPATKGPGDGVYSGSTVKQGEIEAVVIATGVHTFFGKAAHLVDSTNQVGHFQKVLTAIGNFCICSIAVGMFVEIIVMYPIQHRPYRPGIDNLLVLLIGGIPIAMPTVLSVTMAIGSHRLSQQGAITKRMTAIEEMAGMDVLCSDKTGTLTLNKLTVDKNLIEIFERGVTQDQVILMAARASRTENQDAIDTAIVGMLADPKEARAGIQEVHFLPFNPTDKRTALTYIDSDGKMYRVSKGAPEQILNLAHNKTQIERRVHAVIDKFAERGLRSLAVAYQEVPDGRKESPGGPWRFVALLPLFDPPRHDSAETIRRALNLGVNVKMITGDQLAIGKETGRRLGMGTNMYPSSALLGQNKDESVAALPVDDLIEKADGFAGVFPEHKYEIVKRLQARKHICGMTGDGVNDAPALKKADIGIAVADATDAARSASDIVLTEPGLSVIISAVLTSRAIFQRMKNYTIYAVSITIRIVFGFMLLALIWEFDFPPFMVLIIAILNDGTIMTISKDLVKPSPLPDSWKLAEIFTTGVVLGGYLAMMTVIFFWAAYKTNFFPRIFHVESLEKTAQDDYQKLASAVYLQVSTISQALIFVTRSRSWSFIERPGFLLVFAFFVAQLIATLIAVYANWAFTSIKGIGWGWAGIVWLYNLVFYFPLDIIKFLIRYALSGKAWDLVIEQRIAFTRKKDFGKEERELKWAHAHRTLHGLQPPDAKPFPEKTGYSELNQMAEEAKRRAEIARLRELHTLKGHVESVVKLKGLDIDTIHQSYTV
- the LOC4333770 gene encoding plasma membrane ATPase 1 isoform X1, with the protein product MAEDKGGLDAVLKESVDLENIPIEEVFQNLKCCRQGLTSEEAQLRLQLFGPNKLEEKEESKFLKFLGFMWNPLSWVMEAAAIMAIALANGGGKPPDWQDFVGIITLLLINSTISFIEENNAGNAAAALMARLAPKAKVLRNGSWTEEEAAILVPGDIISIKLGDIIPADARLLEGDPLKIDQSALTGESLPATKGPGDGVYSGSTVKQGEIEAVVIATGVHTFFGKAAHLVDSTNQVGHFQKVLTAIGNFCICSIAVGMFVEIIVMYPIQHRPYRPGIDNLLVLLIGGIPIAMPTVLSVTMAIGSHRLSQQGAITKRMTAIEEMAGMDVLCSDKTGTLTLNKLTVDKNLIEIFERGVTQDQVILMAARASRTENQDAIDTAIVGMLADPKEARAGIQEVHFLPFNPTDKRTALTYIDSDGKMYRVSKGAPEQILNLAHNKTQIERRVHAVIDKFAERGLRSLAVAYQEVPDGRKESPGGPWRFVALLPLFDPPRHDSAETIRRALNLGVNVKMITGDQLAIGKETGRRLGMGTNMYPSSALLGQNKDESVAALPVDDLIEKADGFAGVFPGLYAINCRIKTKWLKVTKKNITVKFSLFSEHKYEIVKRLQARKHICGMTGDGVNDAPALKKADIGIAVADATDAARSASDIVLTEPGLSVIISAVLTSRAIFQRMKNYTIYAVSITIRIVFGFMLLALIWEFDFPPFMVLIIAILNDGTIMTISKDLVKPSPLPDSWKLAEIFTTGVVLGGYLAMMTVIFFWAAYKTNFFPRIFHVESLEKTAQDDYQKLASAVYLQVSTISQALIFVTRSRSWSFIERPGFLLVFAFFVAQLIATLIAVYANWAFTSIKGIGWGWAGIVWLYNLVFYFPLDIIKFLIRYALSGKAWDLVIEQRIAFTRKKDFGKEERELKWAHAHRTLHGLQPPDAKPFPEKTGYSELNQMAEEAKRRAEIARLRELHTLKGHVESVVKLKGLDIDTIHQSYTV